Proteins encoded by one window of Microplitis mediator isolate UGA2020A chromosome 1, iyMicMedi2.1, whole genome shotgun sequence:
- the LOC130671213 gene encoding uncharacterized protein LOC130671213: protein MDVTNASIGEKRNNDSINVTEKCNFKRQCYNPIAIEQSHHQLYPNLNNKPLSNEEVQDVANDEYSRQKGAFQASEKNILQHYNTANNANVASQMTLFYNKFESYHITNINKYQGSKVALYDALSKRYIYFDSNVPFSLENFHDLFHLSGHALYLDLTRNYVTILTLVLDCLPCKANTCTSKMTSTQYASYLDDILLDLWKEINSYLDLSFLNFQENVVACFRDNGCSVHIYINVSVSINVYEHIINALNKSKSDYMKPILKRYQISHVSRVPLPYSTDHDGHIYNLSLKGNHELYNIDIIPSAVNYIDFEIQLTNDFSIGKDIILAKIVFNHHGGLTQQLYHDEISQEWDITDNMETEVVYVIAILKDCDPPDHSDDGIPKLCPVFNTAACEIPAFIRSHRNFILESNNRNFQQFVQNLLQENYNKCDRNANSHQHPLYHVHVDATELERDILLTLDSIGRNIARHVYQIETPATDTFSSNEQTKINPRNNVNFRGVHRYLSYLVQFCHEPDNSAGYAFYVLVLSVMYTTQKLMINADNQQVIFTMIRRAITLYDSYDNRQLLWILDSLIKIDCMAELGRIFPEPLRILKQLATSVFMRRRVESRLVNDALISAPSDISRERIKNPNKTSSLVSSTSISYDVLLFDELCRLYLHDELPLYKHLTDLMLEEIVTTIFRRYLILFYRNVMNNNVMYIYKDPLYIEYKMSNFVSDTTANSKLRFMYDKLQMYIIPIFANKNSSITESKCRNLAMKIIKNAWYNYVNEHIPVKNIHFGKYRYFVCTLRGVFNNITGLYMSGIPQLYFENASSFCILPPMGISDTHTNKYDNYSSQNTASYEKSNFDKTAGNNNEHIDSSNENIDSNTSSLNIMATVNNVNGHNYQTQLRIINDELIIRIDNWKKLIHIYLTSQDQLFYLSVMVPGLLKIGESVFDKQTRLLAINTITDRILKDRSTKNEDELFYLLPVMQYHCIDCNSIMAIARCIDSLINEKNFVVTTSSLSNVFNNLYKSDLNNLYKAIGGKRDSQFDYEIYTDPNDLFDNIISAYTYHPHKRLFSVAFVWSLMEYYNSDEDIIRVKFDITRRSRNSELMRESITSSKEKKLSVTLQGDPFGLTKQKFDLSQFTCETNENFRRAFNITFQKLPSNEDSEKAGSEKRITGPNRHHKRNNKSTINEPVQLLDICMYNALLSISIIFRFDTKTIRDYLEHCALLFQPFNNCRKFTLYYGEPRCGKSFLANLIIRAAEPSVFNVLSDLATAATAASPSPDLIKAFQSYVVCIKEVRRLEESLLKTITGEDHMDQRDLYKGYQKLTPICFIFGCSNQIPQIEADEAIKDRLSIFNFTNRIEPCYNFREVIDDNQLLLYINECTIQPSIEELATSIGLYNSIYATFCLTRNKFGLVIPTIKNHSSLQIMKKFLIHNSLMYYIMDLCGIEVVTGYSIKMDDLKFRVERAIEKSKRASRNNYQLNDFISDFSQHFRKLCNRNEYSNNDVSIEYIGVGLPPTDASHVNLIESVFGKICGNISELLSENEHCSISIAQMRDLIIREVSKATNAITDRKMEYATRILLKIKNAYYKFYNTNEQRFDRLQIITTE, encoded by the coding sequence ATGGACGTCACTAATGCTTCCATTGGTGAAAAACGAAACAATGATAGTATTAACGTTACTGAAAAGTGTAATTTCAAACGTCAGTGTTATAATCCTATTGCGATAGAACAATCACACCATCAACTATACCCTAACCTTAATAATAAGCCTTTGTCCAATGAAGAAGTTCAAGACGTAGCTAATGACGAATACTCACGACAAAAAGGCGCATTTCAAGCTTCTGAGAAAAATATCTTACAACATTACAATACAGCAAACAATGCTAACGTGGCTTCACAAatgactttattttataataaatttgaatcataTCATATAACTAAcatcaataaatatcaagGCAGTAAAGTAGCTTTATATGACGCACTCAgcaaaagatatatatattttgactctaATGTTCCATTTTCTCTGGAGAACTTCCACGATCTTTTCCATTTAAGTGGACACGCTTTATATCTTGATTTGACTAGAAATTACGTGACAATATTAACATTGGTTCTAGATTGCCTACCATGTAAGGCAAACACATGCACATCAAAAATGACCAGTACTCAGTACGCTTCATACTTGGACGATATTTTGCTCGACCTATGGAAGGAAATAAATTCATACTTAGATCTATCGTTTCTAAACTTCCAAGAAAATGTGGTCGCATGTTTTCGAGACAATGGATGTAgtgttcatatttatataaatgtatcagtATCGATAAACGTATATGAACACATTATCAATGCTCTCAATAAATCAAAATCGGATTATATGAAGCCCATACTTAAACGGTATCAAATAAGTCATGTTTCCCGCGTACCATTACCATATTCGACAGATCACGATGGGCATATATACAATTTGTCGCTTAAAGGGAACCATGAGCTGTACAATATCGATATTATTCCATCTGCAGTAAATTACATTGATTTTGAGATTCAATTAACGAATGACTTTAGTATAGGAAAGGATATAATTCTTGCTAAGATAGTATTTAATCATCATGGCGGATTGACACAACAGCTATATCATGATGAAATTTCTCAAGAGTGGGACATAACAGATAACATGGAGACGGAAGTGGTCTATGTAATTGCAATACTAAAAGACTGTGACCCACCAGATCATAGCGATGATGGCATACCAAAATTATGCCCCGTGTTCAATACCGCAGCATGTGAAATACCTGCGTTCATTCGGAgtcatagaaattttatactaGAAAGCAATAATCGTAACTTTCAACAATTTGTCCAGAATTTATTGCAGGAAAATTACAACAAGTGCGATCGAAATGCGAATTCCCACCAACACCCTTTGTACCACGTTCATGTTGACGCGACAGAGTTAGAACGCGATATTTTACTGACTCTCGACAGTATTGGAAGAAATATTGCTAGACATGTTTATCAAATAGAAACACCCGCAACTGATACGTTTTCATCAAACGAACAGACGAAAATAAACCCAAGAAATAACGTTAACTTCCGGGGAGTTCATCGGTACTTGAGTTACTTAGTTCAGTTTTGCCACGAGCCAGATAATTCAGCTGGCTACGCTTTCTATGTTCTAGTACTGTCGGTAATGTATACAACGCAAAAGCTTATGATTAACGCAGATAACCAACAAGTCATTTTTACAATGATTCGACGCGCAATTACTTTGTATGACTCTTATGACAATCGGCAGTTGCTTTGGATCCTTGACTCTTTGATAAAAATAGATTGCATGGCTGAGTTAGGTCGTATATTTCCCGAGCCATTACGAATATTGAAGCAACTCGCGACCTCTGTATTTATGCGCCGTCGAGTTGAATCGCGGCTGGTTAACGACGCACTTATTTCAGCCCCAAGTGATATTAGTCGCGAGCGTATAAAAAATCCAAACAAAACAAGTAGTTTAGTTTCAAGTACATCAATTAGCTATGACGTGTTACTTTTCGACGAACTATGCCGCTTATATTTACACGATGAATTACCTTTGTACAAACATTTGACGGACCTAATGTTGGAAGAAATTGTAACAACTATTTTTCGTCGTTACTTAATACTGTTTTATCGCAACGTTATGAACAATAACGTTATGTACATTTATAAAGACCCATTATACATCGAGTACAAAATGTCTAATTTCGTTAGTGACACAACAGCTAACAGCAAATTACGATTCATGTACGACAAGTTACAGATGTatataattccaatattcGCAAATAAAAACTCATCAATAACAGAGTCAAAGTGTCGAAATTTGGCTATGAAGATCATAAAAAATGCCTGGTACAATTACGTCAATGAACATATCcctgtaaaaaatattcatttcgGTAAATATCGTTACTTTGTGTGTACACTGCGTGgtgtatttaataatataacagGTCTTTACATGAGTGGAATACCACAGCTATATTTTGAAAACGCAagtagtttttgtattttaccGCCAATGGGGATCAGCGATACTCATACCAATAAATACGACAATTATAGCAGTCAGAACACTGCGAGCTATGAAAAGTCTAATTTCGATAAGACCGCCGGTAATAACAATGAGCATATCGATAGTAGTAATGAAAATATCGATAGTAATACTAGCAGCTTGAATATAATGGCCACTGTTAATAATGTTAACGGACATAATTATCAGACACAATTGCGCATTATCAATGATGAGTTGATAATTAGAATCGACAATTGGAAAAAGCTCATCCATATATACTTAACATCACAAGACCAATTGTTCTATTTGTCAGTAATGGTTCCGGGTTTGCTAAAAATAGGAGAGTCTGTATTCGATAAGCAAACCCGTTTACTGGCAATTAATACTATTACTGATCGGATACTCAAAGACAGAAGTACGAAAAATGAAGACGAACTATTCTACTTGTTACCAGTTATGCAGTATCACTGTATTGACTGTAATTCAATAATGGCCATAGCTCGTTGTATAGattcattaataaatgaaaagaaCTTTGTAGTAACGACATCTTCATTGAGCAACGTCTTCAACAATCTTTATAAAAGTGACTTGAACAATTTGTACAAAGCTATTGGGGGTAAGCGCGATAGTCAATTTGACTATGAAATTTACACGGACCCAAATGATCTCTTTGATAATATCATTAGTGCGTACACATATCATCCGCACAAACGTTTATTTTCGGTCGCATTTGTGTGGTCTCTTATGGAATACTATAACTCTGATGAGGACATTATTCGTGTTAAATTTGACATAACGCGACGTTCTCGAAATAGTGAATTAATGAGAGAAAGCATTACGTCatccaaagaaaaaaaactttctgtTACGTTACAAGGTGATCCATTTGGTTTGACAAAGCAGAAATTTGATTTGAGTCAGTTTACCTGTGaaactaatgaaaattttcgtcgAGCTTTTAACATAACGTTTCAAAAACTGCCATCAAATGAAGATTCCGAAAAGGCTGGTTCAGAAAAAAGAATTACTGGGCCTAATAGACATCATAAACGGAATAACAAATCGACAATAAATGAGCCTGTGCAGCTACTAGACATTTGTATGTATAATGCGTTATTAAGTATATCGATAATATTCCGTTTCGATACCAAGACCATAAGAGACTATTTAGAACACTGCGCACTACTGTTTCAACCATTCAACAATTGCCGGAAGTTCACTTTGTATTACGGTGAGCCACGATGCGGAAAGTCATTCTTAGCCAATTTAATAATTCGCGCAGCGGAACCGAGTGTATTTAATGTACTATCCGACCTCGCGACAGCAGCGACCGCAGCATCTCCCTCACCGGATCTGATAAAGGCCTTTCAGTCATACGTCGTTTGTATCAAAGAAGTGCGTCGATTAGAAGAATCATTACTCAAAACGATAACCGGTGAAGATCATATGGACCAACGAGATTTGTACAAAGGCTACCAAAAACTTACCCCAATTTGCTTCATATTTGGGTGTTCAAATCAGATTCCTCAGATCGAAGCTGATGAAGCGATCAAAGACCGGCTttcaatattcaattttacgaATCGTATTGAACCGTGTTATAATTTCCGCGAAGTTATTGATGACAATCAATTACTTTTATACATAAATGAATGCACTATTCAACCGTCTATCGAAGAATTGGCGACTTCGATCGGACtttacaattctatatatgcAACATTTTGTTTAACGCGAAATAAATTCGGGCTTGTGATACCGACgataaaaaatcattcatCCCTTCAAATTATGAAAAAGTTTCTGATTCATAACAGTCTCATGTACTACATAATGGATCTCTGTGGAATAGAAGTTGTTACCGGGTATTCAATTAAAATGGACGACTTGAAATTTCGAGTTGAACGAGCTATCGAAAAATCGAAGAGAGCATCGAGAAATAATTACCAATTGAACGATTTCATAAGTGACTTCAGCCAACACTTTCGAAAACTATGTAATCGAAATGAATATTCTAATAATGATGTGTCGATTGAATACATCGGCGTTGGTTTACCACCGACAGATGCTAGTCATGTTAATTTAATAGAGTCAGTATTTGGTAAAATATGTGGCAATATCAGTGAACTATTGTCCGAAAATGAACATTGCAGTATATCTATAGCTCAAATGCGTGACTTGATCATTCGCGAAGTCAGTAAGGCGACCAATGCAATAACTGATCGTAAGATGGAATATGCGACGAggattttactaaaaattaagaATGCGTATTATAAGTTTTACAATACCAATGAACAACGTTTTGATCGTCTTCAAATCATAACCACCGAGTAA